The proteins below come from a single Chitinophaga pinensis DSM 2588 genomic window:
- a CDS encoding histidine kinase dimerization/phosphoacceptor domain -containing protein: MRNALLVIFLILFTNSSLAQTSNLDELPLSELRQKLAKSANDTTKVQVQLALGHLMLQKPTQDEKDIDSAVSFATQAAALSRRLDYHFGIINAMLLSAETYYNRGDRETGLTTAQNALTFSQMHSNSDGEGRSYHLIAQYYSISDPVSLQNRILYMSKAISVFRKNGNILWLSFLLMANADLLFNADRITEGLRLLFEALNLGKGVSRRTVEGIYWNIGRISYDLGDYSNSLKYNMLAIETAKEVNDTTLQVSLINHLIASTYIKLEDYNKAIPYAVDALRLAKRYNDRSFMDAGSSILALAYTRTGELSKALALLEEMKNRAVTNPEKLSVTVELLNNLVYAERFGDAEKYVQDVTSLLKAISSENVTERMNAYNSLAAYYSEIGQVKQAYRYTELYATMAHKLNYAAGIRTAEYRYYKLVSLQGDTKSAMKHFLKEKEIKDSIDNIAKNYQISLLHIENETLEKNRHIDSLTREALISDIKLKRNQLLHKVTIGGIVLLLIIIALIYSRYRLKQRSNALLLLQKSEIDQQNISLQHLVSDKNQLIGEKDLLLKEVNHRVKNNLQIVMSLLDTQSEYVKNEKAQEAILESQNRVHAIALIHDQLYKTDNTTEINLSLYIKKLVHSLNSSLNHSMNKVAITCEIDEITLDVSQVVPVGIILNETVTNALKYAFPDHQRGHINVLVKHVGAFIEIKISDDGVGLPKDFNPTTSNTLGITLLEGLIKQLEGTFSIENNHGLTIFLKFPFKVYNKPTIVERERELPPVSKYVAN; encoded by the coding sequence ATGAGAAACGCATTATTGGTCATTTTCTTGATTCTATTTACAAATTCATCACTGGCACAAACCAGCAATCTGGATGAATTACCTTTGTCGGAATTAAGGCAAAAACTGGCAAAAAGTGCCAATGATACGACTAAGGTCCAGGTGCAACTGGCCCTGGGACATTTAATGCTTCAAAAACCTACCCAGGACGAGAAAGACATTGATTCAGCTGTCTCGTTCGCAACACAGGCTGCAGCACTAAGTCGCCGGCTCGACTATCATTTTGGAATTATTAATGCCATGCTGCTCAGTGCAGAAACTTATTATAATCGAGGTGATCGCGAAACGGGTCTGACGACTGCTCAAAATGCGCTGACATTCTCTCAAATGCATAGCAATAGCGATGGGGAGGGAAGATCATATCACCTTATCGCCCAGTACTACTCTATTTCTGATCCGGTCTCCCTTCAAAACAGGATCCTATATATGAGCAAGGCTATCAGTGTATTTAGAAAAAACGGGAATATTCTTTGGCTCTCCTTTTTGCTAATGGCAAACGCCGATCTGTTATTTAATGCAGATCGAATTACCGAAGGACTTAGGCTATTGTTCGAAGCCTTAAATTTAGGAAAAGGAGTAAGTCGCCGAACTGTTGAGGGGATTTACTGGAACATCGGGAGGATATCGTATGATTTAGGCGATTATAGCAATTCCTTAAAATATAATATGTTGGCGATTGAGACAGCCAAAGAAGTCAACGATACAACGTTACAGGTCAGTTTAATTAACCATCTTATCGCGTCTACTTATATTAAACTGGAGGACTATAACAAGGCGATTCCATATGCCGTTGATGCATTAAGGCTGGCAAAGCGTTACAACGACCGGAGCTTTATGGATGCCGGGTCTTCAATACTGGCATTAGCATACACCCGCACGGGCGAACTCTCTAAAGCTTTAGCACTACTCGAAGAAATGAAAAACCGGGCTGTTACTAACCCGGAAAAATTATCGGTAACAGTGGAGCTTTTAAATAATCTGGTCTATGCAGAACGCTTCGGAGATGCTGAAAAATATGTACAGGACGTAACAAGTCTGTTAAAGGCAATCTCCAGTGAGAACGTCACAGAACGCATGAACGCCTATAACTCCCTCGCCGCCTATTATTCGGAGATAGGACAGGTGAAACAAGCTTACCGCTATACGGAGCTGTATGCCACCATGGCGCACAAACTAAATTATGCAGCGGGTATCAGAACGGCCGAATACCGTTATTATAAGCTGGTGTCATTACAAGGAGATACGAAGTCTGCTATGAAGCACTTTCTTAAAGAAAAGGAGATTAAAGATTCAATTGATAATATCGCCAAAAACTATCAGATCTCCCTACTTCATATTGAAAATGAGACACTGGAAAAAAACAGGCATATAGACTCGCTTACCAGGGAAGCACTGATAAGTGATATTAAATTGAAACGTAACCAACTTCTCCATAAGGTGACCATTGGCGGAATTGTGTTATTACTGATCATTATTGCACTTATTTATAGCCGTTACAGGTTAAAACAACGCAGCAATGCGCTTTTGTTGCTTCAGAAATCTGAGATTGACCAGCAAAATATTTCTTTACAGCATCTGGTATCGGACAAGAATCAGCTCATTGGGGAAAAAGACCTGCTACTCAAAGAAGTGAACCACCGTGTAAAAAATAATCTGCAGATCGTTATGAGCCTGCTGGATACACAATCAGAATATGTAAAGAATGAGAAAGCACAGGAAGCGATACTGGAAAGCCAGAACCGCGTGCATGCGATCGCGTTGATACATGATCAATTATATAAGACGGATAACACGACGGAGATCAATCTTTCATTATATATTAAAAAATTAGTTCACTCATTGAACAGTTCTTTAAATCACAGCATGAACAAGGTCGCGATAACGTGTGAGATCGATGAGATCACCCTCGATGTTTCCCAGGTGGTACCTGTAGGCATCATCTTAAATGAAACTGTGACCAACGCATTGAAATATGCATTTCCTGATCATCAACGGGGCCATATCAATGTCCTTGTTAAACACGTAGGAGCCTTCATAGAGATAAAAATCAGCGATGACGGTGTAGGATTGCCCAAAGATTTCAATCCCACAACTTCAAATACACTTGGGATCACACTTTTGGAAGGATTGATTAAACAACTGGAAGGGACTTTTTCGATCGAAAATAATCATGGTTTGACTATTTTTTTAAAATTTCCTTTCAAGGTCTACAATAAACCGACAATTGTCGAAAGGGAACGGGAGTTACCGCCCGTGTCAAAATATGTGGCGAACTAA
- a CDS encoding winged helix-turn-helix transcriptional regulator — translation MYIKKTTPTLNCGLDLVGEVLYGKWKIRILWFIHIGNLRPSELQRKIPDVTRRVLNVQLKELEDHELITKKIFPVLPPKVEYSLTEFGETLIPLIQFIGLWGDEHEERLRRVILQHNAGASITEN, via the coding sequence ATGTACATTAAAAAGACTACTCCGACGCTCAATTGTGGACTTGACCTGGTTGGTGAAGTATTGTATGGAAAATGGAAGATCCGTATTCTTTGGTTCATCCATATAGGCAACTTACGGCCAAGTGAACTTCAGCGGAAAATTCCGGATGTAACCAGACGGGTGTTGAATGTGCAACTGAAGGAACTTGAAGATCATGAATTGATCACTAAAAAGATCTTTCCGGTTTTGCCTCCAAAGGTAGAATACAGTCTTACTGAATTTGGCGAAACACTCATTCCGTTGATTCAATTCATTGGTCTTTGGGGCGACGAACATGAGGAGCGGCTACGTAGGGTCATTTTGCAGCACAATGCTGGGGCATCGATTACAGAAAATTAG
- a CDS encoding SDR family oxidoreductase: MEQQFNYSNELSGKIALVTGGTKGAGRAIAERLKAAGATVVITARNKPEQSDADLYFVPADLSKPEESQKVISEVLSTYGRLDILVNNLGGSSTPAGGFSALNDEDWISTLQANLLAPVRLDRGFLPQMIDRKSGVIIHIASIQGKLPLYDSTLPYAASKAGLINYSKSLSNEVAPKGVRVLTVSPGWINTTASIAWLGEIARNANSTVEEAQQSVMHALGGIPYGRPAEPEEVAELVGFLVSPRAKYLTGTNFVIDGGTIPTV, from the coding sequence ATGGAACAGCAATTCAACTACAGCAACGAATTATCCGGTAAGATAGCTTTAGTAACAGGTGGAACCAAGGGGGCTGGCAGAGCAATCGCAGAACGCTTAAAGGCCGCTGGTGCAACAGTAGTCATTACCGCGAGGAACAAACCCGAACAGTCCGATGCAGACCTTTATTTTGTTCCTGCAGACCTAAGCAAGCCAGAAGAGTCGCAAAAAGTAATCAGCGAAGTGCTGTCAACCTATGGCAGGCTGGATATCCTGGTTAACAACCTTGGTGGTTCATCAACACCCGCCGGTGGCTTTTCAGCATTGAATGATGAGGATTGGATATCAACCTTACAAGCAAATTTACTTGCTCCCGTCAGGCTTGACAGAGGATTTTTACCGCAAATGATCGATCGGAAAAGTGGTGTAATTATTCACATCGCTTCCATCCAGGGCAAATTGCCGCTATATGATTCTACGTTGCCGTACGCGGCTTCAAAAGCAGGATTAATCAATTACAGTAAAAGCTTATCAAATGAAGTTGCGCCTAAAGGTGTCCGCGTGCTGACTGTTTCGCCGGGATGGATAAATACAACAGCATCGATAGCCTGGTTGGGCGAGATCGCAAGAAATGCAAATAGTACTGTAGAAGAAGCTCAGCAAAGTGTCATGCATGCATTGGGTGGAATACCTTATGGCAGACCCGCCGAACCGGAAGAAGTCGCAGAATTGGTTGGCTTTTTAGTTTCACCGAGAGCTAAATACTTAACAGGAACAAATTTCGTCATCGACGGAGGAACAATACCTACAGTCTAA
- a CDS encoding nuclear transport factor 2 family protein translates to MELPKVVGRFIETQNNYDSKAYTDCFTVTAIVHDEGRIHNGKEEIRQWIEHANEIYRSSMEPLNYEQSGSNGVLTSKVSGTFPGSPIVLKFHLEFKNELIASLKVTG, encoded by the coding sequence ATGGAATTACCAAAAGTAGTAGGACGTTTTATAGAGACACAAAATAATTATGATAGCAAGGCTTATACCGACTGCTTCACTGTAACGGCCATTGTGCATGACGAAGGCAGAATCCATAACGGCAAGGAAGAAATTCGCCAATGGATCGAACATGCAAATGAGATTTATCGATCTTCAATGGAGCCTCTAAATTATGAGCAATCCGGATCAAACGGAGTGCTAACATCAAAAGTGTCTGGCACTTTCCCAGGAAGTCCAATAGTATTAAAGTTCCATTTGGAATTTAAGAACGAGCTCATAGCATCTTTGAAGGTCACCGGATAA
- a CDS encoding endo-1,4-beta-xylanase, whose protein sequence is MLRQSGFHRITKHLLICVSGVFFAGSSLAQRTPEKGLKDYYGAMFPIGVAVSSRALPGNEGQFIISQFNSVTPENDMKMGVIHPREHEYDFKGADAIVDFAVRNRMKIRGHTLCWHSQVAGWMFTDNKGDTVSKATLLQRLKEHITTVVTRYKGKIYAWDVVNEAISDRHGEFYRNSAWLRICGPEFIEKAFEWAHAADPEAVLFYNDYNEIDPDKRTKIIQMIRALRKKGVPVQGVGLQGHWAINEPSGAQLEKTFADFAVLKIPLQITELDISVYPKEHEARARRANDYDTSFTKEKEIAQAAQYQVCFEIFRKYKALLTGVTFWNISDRHSWLDDFPVRGRKDYPLLFDRNFQPKKAFQAVVAF, encoded by the coding sequence ATGCTTAGACAATCAGGTTTTCATAGGATAACAAAACACCTGCTGATATGTGTCTCAGGCGTTTTTTTTGCAGGCTCCTCTTTAGCCCAGCGTACACCCGAAAAAGGCTTAAAAGACTACTACGGGGCCATGTTTCCCATTGGCGTAGCGGTCTCTTCGCGTGCCTTGCCGGGAAATGAAGGACAGTTCATCATTTCGCAGTTCAACAGTGTAACTCCGGAAAATGATATGAAGATGGGCGTTATTCATCCACGTGAGCATGAATATGACTTTAAAGGGGCAGATGCTATTGTTGACTTCGCGGTCAGGAACAGGATGAAGATAAGAGGCCATACGCTTTGCTGGCATAGTCAGGTGGCCGGATGGATGTTCACCGATAATAAGGGGGATACAGTATCCAAAGCAACCTTATTGCAGCGTCTAAAGGAACATATTACAACCGTTGTGACAAGGTATAAGGGAAAGATATACGCCTGGGATGTGGTCAATGAAGCGATCAGTGACAGACACGGCGAGTTTTACCGCAATTCAGCATGGCTGCGGATCTGTGGCCCTGAGTTTATTGAAAAAGCATTTGAATGGGCACATGCTGCTGACCCGGAGGCAGTGCTTTTTTATAACGATTATAATGAGATAGACCCCGACAAGCGGACAAAGATCATCCAGATGATAAGAGCGTTGCGGAAGAAGGGCGTACCGGTCCAGGGCGTTGGATTACAGGGGCACTGGGCTATTAACGAACCTTCTGGGGCGCAGTTGGAGAAGACCTTTGCAGATTTTGCTGTTTTAAAGATTCCTTTGCAGATCACGGAACTTGATATTTCTGTTTATCCGAAAGAGCATGAAGCCAGGGCAAGGCGTGCGAATGACTATGATACCAGTTTTACAAAAGAGAAGGAAATTGCCCAGGCAGCACAATACCAGGTGTGCTTTGAAATATTCCGTAAGTACAAAGCATTGCTGACCGGTGTGACTTTCTGGAATATATCAGATAGGCATAGCTGGCTGGACGATTTTCCTGTAAGGGGCAGAAAGGATTATCCTTTGTTGTTTGACAGGAATTTTCAGCCTAAAAAGGCATTTCAGGCCGTTGTCGCTTTTTAG
- a CDS encoding alpha-L-fucosidase, producing the protein MNRRTVIKQLGKALPATFLSKKLSAISAISLNIGEKIIDGPFAPTWESLAQFKTPEWYRDAKFGIWAHWGPQCQPENGDWYAREMYMEGNHHYNFHLKKYGHPSKFGFKDVINDWKAEQWNPEELLSLYRRAGAKYFVALANHHDNMDLYDSKYQPEWNSVKMGPKRDLISGWAKAARNQGLHFGVSVHAAHAWSWMETAQRADTEGPYAGVPYDGKLRKSEGKSKWWNGLDPQALYAQDHPLSENSLDNSMIHRQWNWGNGVCPPTRAYCEKFYNRTIDLINRYDPDLVYFDDTALPLWPVSDAGLRIAAHYYNRSIKNRNKLDVVINGKILNEEQRKCMVWDIERGQSNSIEPSSWQTDTCIGGWHYDRNIYEKHGYKSAQTIIQTLVDIVSKNGNLLLSIPVRGNGSIDEDERNIVEEIGQWMRVNGESIYGTRPWIVYGEGPSLENAVPLNAQGFNEGKGRPFEATDIRFTTKGEVLYATVLKWPENGEVKIGSLAGSSNLEPREIRKVELLGDAGELFFERSSTALKIVLPERHSLSSYAVALKITMATS; encoded by the coding sequence ATGAACAGAAGAACAGTAATAAAACAATTGGGGAAGGCGTTACCAGCTACGTTTTTGTCAAAGAAACTTTCAGCTATATCTGCTATCAGCTTAAATATAGGGGAGAAAATTATTGATGGACCATTTGCACCTACGTGGGAATCTTTAGCACAATTTAAGACACCGGAATGGTATCGTGACGCCAAATTTGGTATCTGGGCGCATTGGGGGCCACAGTGCCAGCCGGAGAATGGTGATTGGTATGCCCGTGAGATGTATATGGAAGGGAATCATCATTATAATTTCCATCTGAAGAAATATGGCCATCCTTCAAAATTTGGGTTTAAGGATGTGATAAATGACTGGAAGGCTGAGCAATGGAATCCTGAAGAGTTATTATCACTATATCGAAGAGCTGGTGCCAAATATTTTGTAGCATTAGCTAACCATCATGACAATATGGACTTATATGACAGTAAGTATCAGCCAGAATGGAATAGTGTCAAAATGGGGCCTAAAAGAGACCTGATCTCAGGATGGGCGAAAGCTGCCAGAAATCAAGGTCTCCATTTTGGAGTCAGTGTACATGCTGCACATGCCTGGAGCTGGATGGAGACAGCTCAGCGGGCCGATACAGAAGGTCCTTATGCCGGTGTACCTTATGACGGCAAATTGCGAAAGTCTGAAGGCAAAAGCAAGTGGTGGAATGGCCTTGATCCCCAGGCACTTTATGCGCAGGATCATCCTCTTAGCGAGAATAGTCTGGATAATAGCATGATACATCGTCAATGGAACTGGGGGAACGGTGTTTGTCCTCCAACCCGGGCCTATTGTGAAAAATTCTATAATAGAACTATCGACCTTATCAACAGGTATGATCCGGATCTGGTATATTTTGATGATACCGCATTACCATTGTGGCCTGTAAGTGACGCGGGATTGAGAATCGCCGCGCACTATTACAATCGGAGCATAAAGAACAGGAATAAGCTGGATGTGGTAATTAATGGCAAAATATTGAACGAAGAGCAGCGTAAATGTATGGTATGGGATATTGAAAGGGGACAGAGTAATAGCATTGAACCATCATCCTGGCAGACGGATACCTGCATTGGCGGATGGCATTATGACCGAAATATTTATGAAAAACATGGTTATAAAAGTGCACAGACCATCATACAAACACTTGTAGATATTGTTAGCAAGAATGGTAATTTGCTGCTCAGTATACCCGTACGTGGTAACGGAAGTATTGATGAGGACGAGCGGAACATCGTTGAGGAGATAGGACAGTGGATGCGGGTCAATGGCGAGAGCATATATGGTACAAGGCCATGGATAGTATATGGAGAAGGACCGTCACTTGAAAATGCTGTTCCTTTGAATGCACAGGGTTTTAATGAAGGGAAAGGCCGTCCTTTTGAAGCGACGGACATAAGGTTCACCACAAAAGGAGAGGTGCTGTATGCTACAGTGTTGAAATGGCCGGAAAATGGTGAAGTGAAAATAGGGAGCCTGGCGGGTAGCAGTAACCTTGAGCCGCGTGAGATCCGAAAAGTGGAACTGCTGGGAGATGCAGGCGAGTTGTTTTTTGAGCGTTCTTCTACAGCGCTCAAAATAGTTCTCCCTGAGAGACATTCGTTATCATCTTATGCTGTTGCTTTAAAGATAACTATGGCTACATCTTGA
- a CDS encoding alpha/beta hydrolase-fold protein, giving the protein MKRLVLTIAAFCMVYITGHTQAIVNHAPQGFDTLRNNIIHGKIDTIVYISKTVGVKRRALVYTPPGYAKKNRYPVLYLLRGIGGDEKEWLNGGTPQVILDNLYAEGKLAPMIVVMPNGRAMTDDRATGNIMAPDKIQAFATFEQDLLQDLIPFVEKQFPVFTDRENRAISGLSMGGGQALNFGLGNPDRFAWVGGFSSAPNTRSPELLVPDPEVAKRRLKLLWISCGDNDNLISFSKRTHDYLYENKVPHVYYIEPGRHDFTVWKNDLYMFSQLLFKPVDPSTFTQYTVLGTPAVTNVRNASFPQVLPDNRVVFRLKAPQAQRVQIDLGKKYDLTKDTADYWTGTTDSIGEGFHYYSLLIDGVAVADPASETFYGMGRMAAGIEIPFADGAFYAIKDVPHGDVRSKRYFSPVTNSWRRYFVYTPPGYDSAVDQRYPVLYLLHGGGEDERGWSTQGKTDLILDNLIAIKQAKPMLVVMMDGNVSTGSFNEQSLRTFENELLRVVVPSVERNYRAVANAEHRALAGLSMGGIQTLYAGVNNTDQFAYLGVFSSGWFGGKQPVAEQQYAFMKQSAGKINSNLKQFWITMGGKEDIAYNNCQNMLARFDEMQIKYNYSEYPGGHTWPVWRNNLYKFAQLLFK; this is encoded by the coding sequence ATGAAAAGACTGGTCCTTACCATTGCAGCTTTTTGTATGGTCTATATAACCGGACATACTCAAGCGATTGTTAACCATGCGCCTCAGGGTTTTGATACACTGCGTAATAATATTATCCACGGAAAAATTGACACCATTGTGTACATTTCCAAAACAGTAGGTGTTAAGCGCAGGGCCCTGGTGTATACGCCGCCTGGCTATGCTAAAAAAAACAGATATCCTGTGTTGTACCTACTGCGTGGTATTGGTGGCGATGAAAAGGAATGGCTGAACGGCGGCACTCCTCAGGTGATACTGGATAACCTGTATGCCGAAGGTAAATTAGCTCCAATGATCGTTGTTATGCCAAATGGACGAGCTATGACAGATGATCGTGCTACCGGCAATATTATGGCGCCTGACAAAATTCAGGCGTTCGCTACTTTTGAACAGGACTTGCTGCAGGACCTTATTCCTTTTGTTGAAAAACAATTCCCTGTGTTTACTGACAGGGAGAACCGTGCTATTTCGGGTTTGTCTATGGGGGGAGGCCAGGCGCTAAACTTTGGGCTGGGCAATCCCGATCGGTTTGCCTGGGTTGGCGGCTTTTCTTCCGCTCCTAATACCCGAAGTCCTGAGTTACTGGTGCCTGACCCGGAAGTTGCAAAAAGGCGGCTTAAGCTACTTTGGATTTCCTGTGGCGATAATGACAACCTGATTAGCTTTAGTAAGCGTACACATGACTATTTATATGAAAATAAAGTACCACATGTTTATTATATAGAACCAGGCAGGCATGACTTCACCGTCTGGAAGAACGACCTCTACATGTTTTCCCAGTTGCTCTTTAAGCCCGTTGATCCGTCTACTTTTACACAGTATACAGTACTTGGTACGCCTGCGGTCACTAATGTACGCAACGCCAGCTTCCCACAGGTATTGCCCGACAACCGTGTCGTATTTCGTCTGAAAGCACCACAGGCGCAACGGGTACAGATTGATCTTGGCAAAAAATACGATCTGACAAAGGATACAGCAGACTATTGGACCGGTACGACTGATTCCATAGGTGAAGGATTCCATTATTACTCTTTACTAATAGACGGTGTCGCCGTTGCCGATCCTGCGAGTGAAACTTTTTATGGAATGGGGCGTATGGCTGCTGGTATTGAGATCCCCTTTGCGGATGGCGCTTTTTATGCTATTAAAGATGTGCCTCATGGTGATGTACGCAGCAAGCGCTACTTCTCGCCAGTCACCAATTCCTGGCGTCGTTATTTTGTATACACCCCCCCAGGATATGATAGTGCCGTTGATCAGCGATATCCTGTACTCTACCTATTGCATGGCGGAGGCGAGGACGAACGGGGATGGAGTACACAGGGCAAGACCGACCTGATCCTCGACAATCTCATTGCTATAAAACAAGCTAAGCCTATGCTTGTGGTGATGATGGATGGAAATGTATCTACGGGCAGCTTTAATGAGCAGTCGTTGCGGACGTTTGAAAATGAGCTGTTACGCGTTGTTGTACCTTCTGTTGAAAGAAATTATCGTGCAGTGGCGAATGCTGAACACAGGGCATTGGCGGGCTTGTCAATGGGCGGGATACAAACACTTTATGCTGGTGTTAATAACACCGATCAATTTGCTTATCTGGGCGTGTTCAGTTCCGGTTGGTTTGGCGGCAAACAACCGGTGGCAGAACAGCAATACGCTTTTATGAAGCAGTCGGCCGGTAAAATCAATAGTAACCTGAAACAATTCTGGATCACTATGGGTGGCAAAGAAGATATCGCCTATAACAACTGCCAGAATATGCTGGCCAGGTTTGATGAAATGCAGATTAAATATAATTACAGCGAATATCCTGGTGGTCATACCTGGCCGGTATGGCGTAATAACCTCTATAAGTTTGCCCAACTGTTATTTAAATAA
- a CDS encoding winged helix-turn-helix transcriptional regulator → MENKLDHADCPITETIAMFGGRWKVTILRVLFKNTRRFGEIQVRIPSISKKVLTEQLRELEADGLISRKQYKELPPRVEYALTDFGKSLCPLLIDIVAWKRKNIG, encoded by the coding sequence ATGGAAAATAAGTTAGACCATGCTGACTGTCCTATTACAGAGACGATAGCCATGTTTGGAGGACGGTGGAAGGTGACAATTTTACGTGTGCTTTTCAAAAATACCAGACGTTTTGGTGAAATCCAGGTTAGGATACCTTCTATTTCAAAGAAGGTGTTAACCGAGCAACTAAGAGAGCTTGAAGCTGACGGCTTAATCAGCAGGAAACAGTACAAGGAACTTCCCCCCCGGGTAGAGTATGCGCTCACTGATTTTGGAAAAAGCCTTTGCCCTTTGTTAATTGATATAGTAGCTTGGAAAAGAAAAAATATTGGATAA
- a CDS encoding SDR family oxidoreductase: MLPRARVTFQNQYLFLYTPKVINLKTEKMILVTGATGNLGKATINALLNRGIAPNDITALVRDETKSTELTSKGVQIKLGDYEDFESLKSALQGVDKLLLVSSSSDISKRFEQHKNVINAARETGVGHITYTSFDMKNLQQSIMGKEVQYHAYTADYLKQIAIPYTLMNNTMYADMIPFLSGKDILNNGISIPAGDGKTPFLPITEMAEANAVVLTTPGHENKEYIIAAETAFSFAEIANLLSDITGKTIPYYQPEVSSYIATLIQIGASEDDAAYLARFCVAIANGEFDTNKSDVKQLLGRSPISLKDFLQKKYS; this comes from the coding sequence TTGTTACCAAGAGCAAGGGTAACTTTTCAAAATCAATATTTGTTTCTTTACACACCAAAAGTAATTAATCTTAAAACAGAAAAGATGATTTTAGTAACCGGTGCAACAGGAAATTTAGGTAAAGCCACCATTAATGCATTATTAAACAGGGGTATAGCGCCCAACGACATTACTGCATTGGTAAGAGATGAAACCAAGTCGACAGAATTAACATCAAAAGGAGTTCAAATAAAACTTGGCGATTATGAAGATTTTGAGTCTTTAAAAAGTGCATTACAGGGAGTAGACAAGCTGCTACTTGTATCTTCTTCATCAGACATTAGCAAAAGGTTTGAGCAGCACAAAAATGTGATCAATGCAGCCAGGGAAACTGGTGTTGGACATATTACCTATACAAGCTTTGACATGAAAAATTTACAACAAAGTATAATGGGTAAAGAGGTTCAATATCATGCCTACACAGCTGATTATCTAAAACAAATAGCCATTCCTTATACGCTGATGAATAATACCATGTATGCTGACATGATTCCTTTCCTTTCCGGAAAAGATATATTAAATAATGGCATTTCCATTCCTGCCGGAGACGGCAAAACTCCCTTTTTGCCAATAACAGAAATGGCTGAAGCGAATGCTGTTGTACTGACTACTCCGGGACATGAAAACAAAGAATATATCATCGCTGCAGAAACCGCCTTCTCCTTCGCGGAGATTGCTAATCTACTATCAGACATTACCGGAAAAACAATACCTTATTACCAACCCGAGGTAAGCTCCTATATTGCCACGCTTATACAGATAGGTGCTTCTGAAGATGATGCAGCGTACCTTGCAAGGTTCTGTGTGGCGATTGCTAACGGAGAATTCGATACCAATAAAAGTGATGTGAAACAGTTACTGGGCAGGAGCCCGATCAGTTTAAAAGATTTTTTGCAAAAAAAATATAGCTAA
- a CDS encoding formylglycine-generating enzyme family protein, producing MIFSLLISLFLPDTSFVQVPAGDYWVGAKGHALNPARQVHVETYAIGATEVTNQQFAAFVAATYYVTDAERLHNAMVFEPGLREFRWLEDSTAYWRYPNGVSRGGIEDKMQHPVTTISYNDVQAYCEWAQVRLPSFEEWEIASRAGARTTYFWGEDSRKIGRYANIWHAHDHLESDSSDGYMYTAPVASFQANRWGLYDMYGNVFEFCEGHLKEEKTVHARGGSWWCSQHSCHYFNSVDIGRVHRRASFSNQGFRVVKK from the coding sequence ATGATATTCTCACTACTGATAAGTTTATTCCTGCCTGATACATCCTTTGTACAGGTACCCGCCGGAGACTATTGGGTCGGTGCTAAAGGGCATGCCCTTAATCCCGCCAGACAGGTCCATGTAGAAACCTACGCTATCGGTGCTACGGAAGTCACTAATCAGCAGTTTGCAGCATTTGTGGCCGCTACGTATTATGTCACGGATGCGGAGCGGCTACACAATGCGATGGTCTTCGAACCAGGACTGAGGGAATTCCGCTGGCTGGAGGACAGTACTGCCTACTGGCGGTATCCTAACGGCGTGAGCCGCGGTGGTATTGAAGACAAAATGCAACATCCTGTTACCACCATCAGCTACAATGACGTTCAAGCCTATTGCGAATGGGCACAGGTAAGGCTCCCTTCCTTCGAAGAATGGGAGATCGCTTCCCGCGCAGGCGCCAGAACCACCTATTTTTGGGGAGAAGATAGCCGGAAGATCGGTCGTTATGCTAATATCTGGCATGCACATGACCACCTGGAATCAGACAGCTCCGACGGATATATGTATACTGCTCCTGTTGCCAGTTTCCAAGCTAATCGCTGGGGGCTATACGACATGTATGGAAATGTATTCGAGTTTTGCGAAGGGCATCTCAAAGAGGAGAAAACAGTACATGCCCGGGGCGGCTCATGGTGGTGTAGTCAACACTCCTGTCACTATTTTAACTCTGTAGATATTGGAAGAGTGCATAGAAGGGCATCCTTTAGTAATCAGGGCTTCAGGGTGGTCAAAAAGTGA